In Chloroherpetonaceae bacterium, a single genomic region encodes these proteins:
- the hemL gene encoding glutamate-1-semialdehyde 2,1-aminomutase: MLNLQTSKQLFERAQRVIPGGVNSPVRAFKSVGGTPVFMVKGDGAYLYDADGNCYIDYIGSWGPFILGHSHPRVVAAIERTLRQVGTSFGAPTELEVELAELIAKLMPSMEMVRMVNSGTEACMSAIRVARGYTGREKIIKFEGCYHGHGDSFLIKAGSGALTLGVPNSPGVTRGTAQDTLNATFNDIESVRQLVKAYPNQIAAVIIEPIGGNMGVVPAKPEFLHALRQLCTDEGIVLIFDEVMTGFRVALGGAQSLYGITPDLTTLGKIIGGGLPVGCYGGKREIMSRVAPAGDIYQAGTLSGNPLAMTAGLETLRILAEENPYPELEAKGKILEEGFRENLRKLGLNLCLKRVGSMMCLFMTETDVIDFQTATTSDTKKYAAYFHAMLERGIYLAPAQYEAMFFSIRHGEPELERTIKANFEALEQVYASLPA, encoded by the coding sequence ATGCTAAATCTTCAAACTTCAAAGCAGCTCTTTGAGCGGGCACAGCGTGTGATTCCGGGCGGAGTAAACTCACCTGTGCGTGCCTTTAAGTCTGTCGGCGGAACGCCCGTGTTTATGGTCAAGGGCGACGGGGCGTATCTCTACGACGCCGATGGCAATTGCTACATTGACTACATCGGCTCTTGGGGACCGTTCATTTTGGGGCACTCTCACCCACGCGTGGTAGCAGCCATTGAGCGAACGCTTCGGCAAGTTGGCACAAGTTTCGGCGCCCCAACCGAGTTGGAAGTTGAGCTGGCTGAGCTAATTGCCAAGCTGATGCCCTCAATGGAAATGGTGCGAATGGTAAATTCAGGCACGGAAGCCTGCATGTCTGCAATTCGCGTCGCTCGCGGTTACACAGGTCGAGAAAAAATCATCAAATTTGAGGGGTGCTATCATGGACATGGCGATTCATTTCTCATCAAGGCAGGCTCTGGCGCATTGACCTTAGGTGTGCCAAATAGCCCAGGCGTAACCAGAGGCACGGCGCAAGATACGCTGAACGCAACCTTCAACGATATTGAATCGGTGCGCCAATTAGTCAAAGCCTATCCCAATCAAATTGCAGCGGTCATCATTGAGCCAATTGGTGGCAATATGGGCGTTGTGCCAGCAAAGCCAGAGTTTCTCCATGCACTGCGCCAGCTCTGCACTGATGAAGGCATCGTTCTAATTTTTGATGAAGTAATGACAGGTTTTCGCGTCGCATTAGGCGGGGCGCAATCGCTCTACGGCATCACGCCCGACTTAACCACGCTGGGAAAAATCATCGGTGGTGGGCTGCCAGTAGGGTGCTATGGTGGCAAGCGGGAGATTATGAGCCGCGTGGCACCCGCAGGCGACATCTACCAAGCTGGCACACTCTCAGGCAATCCACTGGCCATGACCGCAGGATTAGAAACGCTGCGCATTCTCGCCGAAGAAAATCCATACCCAGAATTGGAAGCCAAAGGCAAAATCCTGGAAGAAGGCTTTCGTGAAAACTTACGCAAACTCGGGCTAAACCTCTGTCTGAAACGTGTCGGCTCAATGATGTGTCTCTTTATGACCGAGACCGACGTGATAGATTTCCAGACCGCCACTACATCAGACACGAAAAAGTATGCCGCATATTTCCACGCTATGCTGGAACGCGGTATCTATCTTGCCCCAGCACAATATGAAGCAATGTTCTTTTCTATCCGACACGGTGAACCTGAACTTGAAAGAACTATCAAAGCCAATTTTGAAGCTTTGGAGCAAGTCTATGCTTCGCTACCGGCCTAG
- a CDS encoding MFS transporter translates to MKDLSKLDTSRSTKLGWLTELLASAFSALSHRDYRLLWIGAFFSNVGSWIQKVGQPWLILSLTGSPLLLGIDGFMQDAPLLLFLLVGGAISDRFDKRKILIFSQIVQGTSALMLAALVATGHITVWTIIALSFIVGCVQSLSTPAYLSTLPALVPPEHITNAIALNSMQFNLSRFIGPAIGGVVVASLGVAWCFGLNALSYLALLIVLPLIQFPPASTQVISLTSLRESIAEGVQEVRRRPELLSVTITVFFVSFFAGPILNFIPAIAKENLQAEAGGFSLMLSAFGAGAVLGALRVAVLRDSRQRYQIVLGSSGILAGAVAAIALSHLFLLSLALMFVSGFALVSCGSVGNTIMQTGVEEQLRGRVISIYATAFRGGLPLGSLLTGVLSEHFSAATALLCDGIALFAVLGIIWYIFAPRLVQKEVADSVQSSM, encoded by the coding sequence TTGAAAGACTTGTCAAAGCTGGATACATCTCGCTCCACGAAACTGGGGTGGCTGACAGAGCTACTCGCTTCTGCATTTTCTGCTCTTTCGCATCGGGATTATCGACTGCTTTGGATTGGTGCATTCTTCTCTAACGTTGGCTCGTGGATTCAAAAAGTCGGCCAGCCTTGGCTGATTTTGAGCCTAACGGGCTCGCCACTGCTCTTAGGGATTGATGGTTTTATGCAAGATGCCCCCTTACTCCTTTTTCTGCTGGTAGGCGGTGCAATTTCTGACCGTTTTGACAAGCGTAAGATTCTCATTTTCTCGCAAATTGTGCAGGGCACAAGTGCATTGATGTTAGCAGCACTGGTGGCGACAGGACACATTACGGTATGGACAATCATTGCACTCTCGTTTATTGTCGGCTGTGTGCAATCTCTCTCGACACCAGCCTATTTGTCCACACTGCCTGCCTTAGTGCCACCTGAACACATCACCAATGCAATTGCCCTAAACTCAATGCAGTTTAACTTGTCACGCTTTATTGGGCCGGCAATTGGGGGTGTAGTCGTAGCATCCTTAGGAGTGGCATGGTGCTTTGGGCTAAATGCGCTCTCTTATCTTGCTCTGTTGATTGTTCTGCCGCTGATTCAGTTTCCGCCTGCAAGCACGCAGGTCATCTCGCTCACATCACTAAGAGAAAGCATTGCTGAGGGGGTTCAAGAAGTGCGCCGCCGTCCTGAGCTTCTTTCAGTAACAATTACCGTCTTTTTTGTGAGCTTCTTTGCAGGACCGATTCTGAATTTCATTCCAGCCATTGCGAAAGAAAACCTGCAAGCTGAAGCGGGCGGGTTTAGCTTAATGCTATCGGCTTTTGGAGCGGGAGCAGTGCTGGGCGCATTGCGTGTAGCCGTGCTGAGAGACAGTCGGCAGCGATATCAAATTGTGCTTGGCTCTTCAGGCATTTTGGCAGGCGCTGTAGCAGCGATTGCACTCTCACATCTCTTTTTGCTCTCCTTGGCGCTGATGTTCGTAAGTGGCTTTGCACTGGTAAGCTGCGGGTCGGTCGGCAATACGATTATGCAAACAGGTGTCGAGGAGCAGTTGCGGGGTCGTGTCATTAGCATCTATGCCACTGCGTTTCGTGGGGGCTTACCGCTGGGCAGCTTGCTGACGGGTGTGCTTTCAGAGCACTTTAGTGCAGCAACTGCGCTGCTATGTGATGGAATAGCACTATTTGCCGTGTTAGGCATTATCTGGTATATCTTCGCTCCACGCTTGGTGCAAAAAGAAGTGGCAGATTCTGTGCAAAGCAGCATGTAG
- a CDS encoding Hpt domain-containing protein — translation MQKIIVHIDADLQDIVPLFLQSRADDVQKLQSALQAARYDEMYVIAHNLAGTGAGYGFETISDIGRQMCDAIKAQKLDGLPTLIEQLQSYLSAVEVVYRSSK, via the coding sequence ATGCAGAAAATCATCGTGCATATTGATGCTGACCTGCAGGACATCGTGCCACTTTTTCTGCAAAGTCGTGCAGATGATGTGCAAAAGCTCCAGTCAGCCTTACAAGCCGCGCGCTACGACGAGATGTATGTAATCGCCCACAACCTTGCTGGCACAGGCGCAGGCTATGGCTTTGAGACTATCAGCGATATTGGACGACAAATGTGCGATGCCATCAAAGCTCAAAAACTTGACGGCCTGCCCACACTCATTGAGCAGTTGCAAAGCTACTTAAGCGCCGTAGAGGTCGTCTACCGCTCATCGAAATAG
- a CDS encoding response regulator produces the protein MTELEMHHLLAIQRALLREDENCLTEVACILSKPLNASEVAIYELEPHNFPSQSTAFRCNAYWSADVTGSRTKLFSLLETELTQAALAKVPTEQHSKEATEVILPFGDADEVLGCLRFRVKQVLHNGAVQTALLQSALEALSSYIKRKRMDTALLQMQAELEALRQSVSGALRAKSVFLASISHEIRTPMNIILGMCDLLLDTPLSAEQTSYLNTLRSAGNTLATLLTDLIDFSNLESGKLELKEQPFVLIDLLQHVASLAQQRATEKQLRFTLSLSPALPNTLLGDALRIQQILMNLLSNAIKFTEQGAIELRAELERLDEATATICFSVIDTGIGISPEKLDFIFEQFAQVEQTTARKHGGVGLGLTIAKQLVERMNGTISVESALGKGSRFEVRLPLRLAPESAVPKSPLAGRAALLIDRDSSNQSWFKNYFASRNVGLNVATHLDAVECVRLFGASCPFSWVLVNCHLPEMELHALTHALMKTQSAAPAVIFFNARRKTDLWHLQHIPNAKLLNTLSTAELDAILQNHFVNHTQNSMQPVSSTMLEAPESISLKILVADDARDNQLLIKAFFKKQPFEVCFASNGYEALAQFKAQDFDLVLMDLQMPDLDGYAATAAIRQWERETKRTRTPIIALTAFALEEKQARALEAGCDAYLTKPIKKEALLQMIYTHCSRYAENHRAY, from the coding sequence ATGACTGAGCTTGAAATGCATCACTTGCTTGCAATCCAGCGTGCCTTGCTAAGAGAAGATGAGAACTGCTTGACCGAGGTGGCCTGCATTCTTAGCAAGCCCCTCAATGCAAGTGAAGTTGCAATTTACGAACTTGAACCGCATAATTTTCCAAGTCAGAGCACTGCATTTCGCTGCAACGCATACTGGTCAGCCGATGTCACTGGTAGCCGCACTAAGCTCTTTTCTCTCTTAGAGACGGAACTGACCCAAGCCGCACTGGCAAAAGTCCCTACTGAGCAACATAGCAAGGAAGCAACAGAGGTAATTCTTCCATTTGGCGACGCAGACGAAGTGCTTGGCTGTTTGCGTTTCAGAGTGAAGCAAGTTTTGCATAACGGTGCCGTCCAAACTGCTTTGTTGCAGTCTGCACTGGAAGCGCTCAGCAGCTACATCAAACGCAAGCGGATGGACACGGCACTGCTGCAGATGCAAGCTGAGCTGGAAGCGCTCCGCCAGTCGGTTTCAGGAGCTTTGCGAGCAAAGTCCGTGTTTTTAGCAAGCATCAGCCATGAGATTCGCACACCGATGAACATTATACTGGGCATGTGCGATTTGCTCTTGGATACACCGCTTTCCGCCGAGCAGACAAGCTATCTCAACACGCTGCGCAGCGCAGGCAATACCCTTGCAACGCTTCTAACCGACCTGATTGATTTTTCTAATCTGGAGTCAGGAAAGCTGGAGCTGAAGGAACAACCATTTGTGCTCATAGACCTGCTGCAACATGTAGCAAGTTTGGCACAGCAAAGAGCGACTGAAAAACAGCTTCGCTTCACGCTATCGCTCTCGCCAGCCCTACCAAACACACTACTAGGCGACGCCTTGCGCATTCAACAGATTCTGATGAATCTTCTTAGCAATGCTATCAAGTTCACAGAGCAAGGCGCCATAGAGCTCAGGGCAGAGTTAGAGCGTCTTGATGAGGCTACAGCGACCATTTGCTTTTCAGTTATTGATACAGGAATTGGCATTTCGCCTGAAAAGCTGGATTTCATTTTCGAGCAATTTGCGCAAGTAGAACAAACCACAGCGCGCAAGCACGGTGGAGTTGGCTTAGGCTTAACGATTGCGAAACAATTGGTGGAACGAATGAATGGCACGATTAGTGTGGAAAGCGCGCTTGGCAAAGGTAGTCGATTTGAGGTGCGCTTGCCGCTGCGCCTTGCGCCCGAGTCAGCTGTGCCAAAATCACCATTAGCAGGCAGAGCTGCGCTGCTAATTGACCGAGACTCAAGCAATCAATCGTGGTTCAAGAACTATTTTGCTAGCCGCAATGTGGGACTGAATGTCGCAACACACTTAGATGCAGTGGAGTGTGTGCGGCTGTTTGGCGCATCGTGTCCTTTTTCTTGGGTGCTGGTCAACTGCCACCTACCTGAAATGGAATTGCATGCGCTCACACACGCTTTGATGAAAACGCAAAGTGCAGCACCCGCTGTCATATTCTTCAATGCACGCCGCAAGACCGACTTATGGCACTTGCAGCATATTCCAAACGCAAAACTCCTCAATACACTGAGCACAGCCGAACTGGACGCTATTCTTCAAAATCACTTTGTCAATCACACCCAAAACAGTATGCAGCCTGTTTCATCAACCATGCTTGAAGCGCCGGAGAGCATCTCACTGAAGATTTTGGTTGCAGACGATGCACGCGACAATCAGCTCTTAATCAAAGCCTTTTTCAAAAAGCAGCCCTTTGAGGTATGCTTTGCAAGCAATGGCTATGAGGCGCTAGCGCAGTTTAAGGCACAAGACTTTGATCTTGTGCTGATGGATTTGCAAATGCCTGACCTTGACGGTTATGCGGCAACTGCCGCAATCCGACAATGGGAGAGAGAAACCAAGCGCACACGCACGCCAATTATTGCGCTGACCGCATTTGCATTGGAAGAAAAACAAGCGCGCGCACTCGAAGCAGGCTGCGATGCGTATCTAACTAAGCCAATTAAAAAAGAAGCGTTGCTCCAGATGATCTATACGCACTGCAGCCGCTATGCAGAAAATCATCGTGCATATTGA
- a CDS encoding Gfo/Idh/MocA family oxidoreductase, with protein sequence MEKVRVGVIGLGNIAQVVHLPILSKMDTVELVAVCDIEQAKAKLVGERYRVKHIFQNYEDMLAMQNLDAVVIATPTNTHKAITIAAARAGKHCLVEKPLARTAKEAKEILDAVSQTKVKVMVGMNQRFRPDAMVMKSFIQNGEIGEVFFVKAGWLKKNPVDRQWKVQKNVSGGGVILDLGIMVLDLALWILNFPKPKSVSAVNFEKQAHDTDSADVEDFSSVLVRLKTGQAISIETGWNFEIDHDLLFCNVYGKDGFARVYPLRFHKKVRDNLVNVTPERIGSLEDIYKRSYQNELKHFIGAVQDLFPVTSTAEEAVERMQIIDAIYKSAKQKKEITL encoded by the coding sequence ATGGAGAAAGTCAGAGTCGGTGTCATCGGCTTGGGTAATATTGCCCAAGTGGTGCATCTCCCTATTCTCTCCAAGATGGACACCGTTGAGCTGGTGGCAGTTTGCGACATTGAGCAAGCCAAAGCCAAACTGGTGGGTGAGCGCTACAGGGTGAAGCATATCTTTCAAAACTACGAAGATATGCTGGCGATGCAGAACCTTGATGCAGTCGTGATTGCCACACCAACAAACACACATAAGGCCATTACCATCGCAGCAGCTCGTGCTGGCAAGCACTGCTTAGTGGAAAAACCGCTGGCCCGCACTGCCAAAGAAGCCAAAGAAATTTTAGACGCAGTGTCGCAAACAAAGGTCAAAGTGATGGTCGGAATGAACCAGCGCTTCCGCCCGGATGCAATGGTGATGAAAAGTTTTATCCAGAACGGTGAAATCGGAGAAGTCTTTTTCGTCAAAGCAGGCTGGCTGAAGAAAAATCCTGTCGATAGGCAGTGGAAAGTGCAGAAAAATGTCTCAGGAGGCGGAGTCATTTTAGACTTGGGAATTATGGTGCTTGACCTTGCACTCTGGATTCTCAACTTTCCAAAGCCGAAGAGCGTCTCAGCAGTCAATTTCGAAAAACAGGCACACGACACTGACTCGGCAGATGTGGAAGACTTTTCATCGGTGCTGGTGCGTCTCAAGACAGGACAAGCGATTTCCATTGAAACAGGGTGGAATTTTGAAATCGACCACGACCTTCTCTTCTGCAATGTATATGGCAAAGATGGATTTGCACGCGTCTATCCGCTTCGATTCCATAAGAAAGTTCGAGACAACTTGGTAAATGTAACGCCAGAGCGCATCGGGTCGCTTGAGGATATCTACAAGCGCTCATATCAAAATGAGCTGAAACACTTCATCGGTGCAGTGCAAGACCTTTTTCCTGTAACTTCTACGGCAGAAGAAGCAGTGGAGCGAATGCAAATCATCGATGCGATTTACAAATCTGCAAAGCAGAAAAAAGAAATTACGCTTTGA
- a CDS encoding sigma 54-interacting transcriptional regulator, which translates to MRDLLKIKTLGELKRSGYRTRSVKDEMRENLIAKIKAGENPFPGIIGYERTVLPQLQNAILSKHDIILLGLRGQAKTKMIRLMVNLLDEFIPIVKGSEINDDPFKPLSKYARERILHEGDETEIAWIHRSERYAEKLATPDVTIADLIGDIDPIKAASQKLTYADENVIHFGLIPRSNRGIFAINELPDLQPRIQVGLLNIMQEKDIQIRGFQVRIPLDIFIIYSANPEDYTNRGNIITPLKDRIDSQIITHYPKTIEIGIKITEQEAWINRNSEVKVTVPYYFKEIIEHIAFEARRSEYVDQKSGVSARLTISAMENLVSSAERRAVLNDESDVTVRISDLFLVVPAITGKIELVYEGEQEGAINVAKLLIGKAINQVFKKYCPDPNKKVQGQSPYATITNWFSQGNQVDIYDDMKFEDYFKALDRVKGLREMAEKTMQPKNKAELASAMEFILEGLHQNSMVGKDELESVRTYNDMIGKIMSSVGGGKYER; encoded by the coding sequence ATGCGTGACCTGTTGAAAATTAAGACACTTGGGGAGCTGAAACGTTCAGGCTACCGTACGCGCTCTGTCAAAGATGAGATGCGCGAGAATTTAATTGCGAAAATCAAAGCTGGTGAAAATCCTTTTCCGGGTATCATTGGCTATGAGCGCACCGTGCTGCCACAGCTGCAAAATGCGATTCTCTCTAAACACGACATCATTTTGCTAGGGCTGCGTGGACAAGCCAAGACAAAAATGATTCGTCTAATGGTAAATCTGTTAGACGAGTTTATCCCGATTGTCAAAGGCTCGGAAATCAACGATGATCCCTTCAAGCCACTCTCTAAGTATGCGCGCGAGCGTATCTTGCACGAAGGTGATGAGACCGAAATTGCTTGGATACACCGCTCGGAGCGTTATGCTGAAAAGTTGGCAACGCCTGATGTAACGATTGCCGACCTCATCGGTGACATTGACCCAATTAAAGCCGCCTCGCAGAAGCTGACTTACGCTGATGAAAACGTCATCCACTTCGGCCTAATTCCGCGCAGCAACCGAGGCATTTTTGCCATCAATGAATTGCCTGACCTGCAGCCACGCATTCAAGTCGGCTTGCTGAACATTATGCAGGAAAAAGACATTCAGATTCGTGGCTTTCAGGTGCGCATTCCGCTGGACATCTTCATCATCTATTCAGCTAACCCAGAAGATTACACCAATCGTGGCAACATTATCACGCCACTTAAAGACCGCATTGATTCGCAAATCATCACACACTATCCGAAGACGATTGAAATCGGTATCAAAATCACTGAGCAAGAGGCATGGATTAATCGCAACTCAGAGGTCAAGGTAACCGTGCCGTATTACTTCAAGGAGATTATTGAACACATTGCCTTTGAAGCGCGCCGCAGCGAATATGTTGACCAGAAGTCAGGTGTGTCAGCGCGTCTGACTATCAGCGCAATGGAAAACTTAGTCAGCAGTGCGGAGCGCCGTGCAGTGCTCAACGATGAATCCGATGTAACGGTGCGTATCTCTGACCTCTTCCTTGTCGTGCCTGCAATTACAGGCAAAATTGAACTGGTCTATGAGGGTGAGCAAGAAGGGGCAATCAATGTAGCAAAGCTCCTTATTGGCAAAGCGATTAATCAAGTCTTCAAGAAATACTGCCCTGACCCGAACAAAAAAGTGCAAGGACAGTCACCATATGCAACCATTACCAACTGGTTCTCGCAAGGCAATCAGGTGGACATCTACGACGACATGAAGTTTGAGGACTACTTCAAAGCCCTTGACAGGGTCAAAGGATTGCGCGAGATGGCAGAGAAGACAATGCAGCCTAAGAACAAAGCAGAGTTAGCCAGTGCAATGGAGTTCATTCTCGAGGGGCTGCATCAAAATTCAATGGTTGGCAAAGACGAACTGGAATCGGTACGCACTTACAACGATATGATTGGCAAAATTATGAGCAGCGTCGGTGGAGGAAAGTATGAACGCTAA
- a CDS encoding S9 family peptidase translates to MSAITSPHTQRTKIPLTRFFKKPERTAYRISPDGTYLAFLKPYKRRQNVHIQRLGAAKAQRLTSELDRDISQLFWKGNHTVLYLRDFKGDENFHVFAADCLTGQSRDLTPFENVRALLIDELPESDTELLIALNRRTPECFDAYRLNVETGELTLLVENPGSITHWFTDHNGEIRLAISTDGVNQTFLYRATSAEAFRPIFHLNFRDTLTPLFFTFDNQRFYAASNLGRDKTAIVCFNPETGKEDEVIFEHPEVDVSELAYSRKRKVLTMVSFITWKREQVFLDKEIERIFTRVQRELPNYELVLASHNKAEDRFIFRTYSDRSLGAYYLYDSHTDTLTELAKVSPWLKEEDLCEMKPIQYTSRDGLCIHGYLTLPKGIEPKNLPVVVNPHGGPWARDAWGFNPEVQFLANRGYAVLQMNFRGSTGYGRAFWEASFKQWGKAMQNDITDGVHWLIHQGIADPKRIAIYGGSYGGYAVLAGLAFTPDLYACGVDYVGISNLFTFMKTIPPYWKPYLEMMYEMIGNPETEAEAMREASPLFYVQNIKAPLFVAQGAKDPRVNIEESNQIVNALRARGVEVPYLVKENEGHGFRNEENQFEFYRAMEKFLKKHLKPSRK, encoded by the coding sequence ATGAGCGCCATCACATCACCGCACACACAGCGGACGAAAATTCCACTTACACGTTTTTTCAAGAAGCCAGAGCGCACGGCTTACCGAATTTCGCCTGACGGCACATATTTAGCATTTTTGAAGCCCTACAAGCGCCGACAAAATGTGCATATCCAGCGCCTTGGCGCAGCCAAGGCTCAGCGACTAACCAGCGAGTTAGACCGTGACATTTCGCAGCTCTTTTGGAAAGGCAATCACACGGTGCTGTATTTGCGCGACTTTAAAGGTGACGAGAACTTTCATGTTTTTGCTGCTGACTGTCTAACCGGTCAGTCGCGTGATCTGACTCCCTTTGAAAATGTGCGCGCACTGCTAATTGACGAACTGCCTGAATCCGATACAGAGCTGTTGATTGCTCTCAACCGTCGCACCCCTGAATGCTTTGATGCTTATCGACTGAATGTGGAAACAGGAGAACTTACGCTACTGGTTGAAAACCCGGGCAGCATTACGCACTGGTTTACTGACCACAATGGCGAAATTCGCTTGGCCATTTCTACTGACGGCGTCAATCAAACTTTCCTTTATCGGGCGACTTCAGCAGAAGCCTTTCGCCCTATCTTTCACCTCAACTTTCGGGATACGCTCACGCCACTCTTTTTTACCTTTGATAACCAACGTTTCTATGCTGCCTCGAATTTAGGACGTGACAAAACCGCAATTGTCTGCTTTAATCCTGAGACTGGCAAGGAAGACGAGGTGATTTTTGAGCATCCTGAAGTTGATGTCTCCGAGCTGGCTTACTCCCGCAAGCGCAAAGTGCTTACGATGGTCTCCTTCATTACTTGGAAGCGTGAGCAGGTTTTTCTAGACAAAGAGATTGAACGAATTTTTACTCGTGTGCAGCGTGAACTGCCCAACTACGAGCTGGTGCTAGCCAGTCACAACAAAGCAGAGGACCGATTTATCTTTCGCACCTACAGCGACCGCTCCTTAGGCGCTTACTACCTCTACGATAGCCACACAGATACGCTTACCGAGCTTGCCAAAGTCAGCCCATGGCTCAAGGAGGAAGACCTCTGCGAAATGAAGCCTATCCAGTACACTTCGCGCGATGGTCTGTGCATTCACGGCTATTTGACTTTGCCTAAAGGCATTGAACCAAAGAACTTACCCGTTGTGGTCAACCCACACGGCGGTCCGTGGGCGAGAGACGCTTGGGGGTTTAATCCTGAAGTGCAGTTTTTAGCTAATCGCGGCTATGCTGTCTTGCAGATGAATTTTCGCGGCTCAACTGGCTACGGTCGCGCATTCTGGGAAGCCTCATTCAAACAGTGGGGCAAAGCGATGCAGAACGATATTACTGACGGTGTGCACTGGCTTATCCATCAGGGTATTGCTGACCCCAAACGCATTGCAATCTACGGCGGCAGCTACGGTGGTTATGCGGTGCTTGCTGGCTTAGCCTTCACGCCCGACCTTTACGCCTGCGGAGTTGATTATGTGGGCATTTCTAATCTTTTCACCTTTATGAAAACCATTCCCCCTTACTGGAAACCATACTTGGAAATGATGTATGAAATGATCGGCAATCCTGAGACAGAAGCAGAAGCCATGCGTGAGGCTTCGCCTCTCTTTTATGTGCAGAATATCAAAGCTCCGCTCTTTGTCGCACAAGGCGCAAAAGACCCTCGTGTGAACATTGAAGAATCTAATCAAATTGTGAATGCCTTACGCGCACGCGGCGTCGAGGTGCCGTACCTTGTAAAGGAGAATGAAGGACACGGTTTTCGTAACGAAGAAAACCAGTTTGAGTTTTACCGCGCCATGGAGAAATTTCTGAAAAAACATCTCAAACCCTCGAGAAAGTAG
- a CDS encoding VWA domain-containing protein, protein MDYRFTQWNERHAASQSTLEKMLKIFNQLLIYTNGDANQALQWMTEMDRQYGLGDDEIGMGEFIEWLKREGYLEDAAERGEFQITGKTTKKIREDSLNEIFSTLRKQSAFGNHKIPRTGQSDERMPETRPWRFGDNLQNLDLTATINNALKRSIDDIVLSEEDFRIYETEHQTTCATVLMIDISHSMILYGEDRITPAKKVAMALAELILTRYPKDSLDIILFGDEAWTVDVKDLPFVSVGPYHTNTKAGLALARQILKRKKNQNKQIFMITDGKPSAINEGAKIYKNSFGLDRKIVNKTLDEAVICRKDKITITTFMVTSDPYLQGFVRELTEANRGRAYFSGLDNLGEYLFIDYIRNRRKKLR, encoded by the coding sequence ATGGATTACCGTTTTACCCAGTGGAATGAGCGACACGCTGCCAGCCAGAGCACCCTCGAGAAGATGCTCAAAATCTTCAACCAACTGCTCATCTACACTAACGGCGACGCTAACCAAGCCTTGCAGTGGATGACGGAAATGGATCGCCAATACGGCTTAGGCGATGATGAGATTGGAATGGGCGAATTTATTGAGTGGCTCAAGCGCGAAGGATACTTGGAAGATGCAGCCGAGCGAGGTGAGTTTCAAATCACAGGCAAAACAACCAAGAAAATCCGTGAAGATTCGCTAAATGAAATTTTTTCCACTTTGCGAAAGCAAAGCGCATTTGGCAACCACAAAATTCCGCGCACAGGTCAATCCGATGAGCGAATGCCAGAAACGCGTCCTTGGCGATTTGGTGATAACCTGCAAAACTTAGACCTCACAGCCACTATCAACAATGCCCTCAAGCGCAGCATTGACGATATTGTGCTTTCCGAAGAAGATTTCCGCATCTATGAAACTGAGCATCAGACAACCTGCGCAACGGTGCTGATGATTGACATTTCGCACTCAATGATTCTTTACGGTGAAGACCGCATCACGCCCGCAAAGAAAGTGGCAATGGCCTTAGCGGAGCTAATTCTGACACGCTACCCGAAAGATTCGCTTGACATTATCCTGTTTGGCGATGAGGCTTGGACAGTAGATGTCAAGGACTTGCCTTTTGTGAGCGTAGGACCGTATCACACCAACACCAAGGCAGGGCTGGCACTGGCGCGACAAATTCTCAAGCGCAAAAAAAACCAAAACAAGCAGATTTTTATGATTACGGACGGCAAGCCCTCTGCGATTAATGAGGGCGCCAAGATTTACAAAAATTCATTTGGGCTTGACCGCAAGATTGTCAACAAAACACTCGATGAAGCCGTCATTTGCCGAAAGGACAAAATCACGATTACGACCTTTATGGTTACAAGCGACCCATACTTGCAGGGGTTCGTGCGTGAGCTGACCGAGGCAAACCGCGGTCGAGCGTATTTTAGCGGGCTAGACAACTTAGGCGAGTATCTTTTTATCGACTACATTCGCAACCGTCGTAAAAAATTACGCTGA